The Maridesulfovibrio salexigens DSM 2638 region ATGATTTTAATATTGGAAACTCGTGAACCAGCTGTTTTGATTTTAGTCGGTTTTCCTGTGCTGTTCAGTTCCAGCTCCTGAGCTTGTCCGTTTGTATCTAAAGTGAATTTCAGACCTGATATCTGGAGGAATGCTCCAGAAGCAGCAGGCAATTTGTGAACTGAACGTTCAAGAATCTGTTTAAGCGTCTTTCCGGAAACTTTAATCACAGTCATTTTGTTCCCAAAGGGGAACATTGTGTTGATATCTTGATCTGTTAACGGTCCTGCAGGGATTATCTTGTTTCCTCTGAATCCTCCACCATTCTGGAACGCGATATCCGTATTGAATTTCTCTCGCATGATGGAACTTACCAGGCTTCCGGCGATTGTTTCACCAGTACGTATGGATGCTGCACGGGTGTCCAGCGCAACCGGAGAAATAGCGACAGGAAGGCTCGTGGTGTCTTGTACCTTTGATGAGAGAAATGCTTTTATCCGACCGTCTTCCTGCGTATTGTCTGTTACCGGAATAATTGTCCACTCGTGTTTATTAATGGCTCTTGCATTCATGTTGATTTTCAAAACGCCGACATAACGTCCCTGGCTTCCGCATTGAACCATTAAGCCGGGAGTGGCTGCGTCGCGGGCGATGATTTCTTGTCCGGGAAAGATGTCTTTGTAGCTTTGTCCGCCGCAGATAATATCTATTTCCGGGACTTCCTGCAGGAGTTGTTTTTGAGTAGCAATAGGCAGGTGGCTTAAAAGAACAACCAAGTCTGCCTTTTGGTTAATTTTTAAATCGTGCGCCGTTTCCCGAGCTGATTTAACGTAGTCGGCAGGTATTGAAACTCCTGAACCGGGGTTTGAGATAAGCTTGAGTTCCGGTAGAATCATGCCCATAAATCCGATTTTAATGAAATTCCGTTCAAGAACCACTGTGCTGGTTATGTAATTACGTAGAGGATTGCCTTTAGCTATGTTCAGGTTGCTGCATACAGTGGGGAATTTTTTGCTTTTCAGGCAATTAGCTAAAAATTTTGTCCCTCTGTTGAATTCATGGTTTCCGAGGGTGGAAACATCGAATCCCATCATATTCATAGCTTCGAAAACAGTCTTGCCTTTCTCGTTTGTCAGTGATTCTCCCATGAGATCATCACCGGTTGCCACGGTTATTGTGGCTCCGGGATATTTAGCTCTATATGATTCAAATACTGACTGAATTCTTGCAAATCCTCCGAAAGTACGTACCATGCCGGTACTATGTTGCTCATTTTTTTCTTCCGCCGGGAGCAATTGTCCGTTGAGGCCGGAGGTTGTAAGAATCACTAAGTCCCAGCGGTAGGCCAAACTGGGAGAAGATGTCATCAAAATGGCAATGATAGCTGCTATGATAGGAAAAAAGCGCATATTTGTTCCTGTGGCAGTGGCATTTATTAATTGGGTTTGTGAGTAGTAACATGTATTACGTATATACTTGTGAATGTGTAAGCTAATCTTTGTTTTTTTTCCAGTCTAATCGTTAATAATATATCATCAAATAAGGCAGGTTTCGGTGTTGTTTTTGAGTTTTAAAAAAATATTCTCCGCCTTTTTTTGTGGAATGCTATTCCTCGCTTGTTTAGGTGGATGCTCGACCCACAGTGTCCGTATAGAACCCCATGATAAAGGGTATGCCAAGGTAGATGCTGCTCAGGTTTCCGGCCTTATAAGTCGTTTGCAGTATCAGGGTGGTGACGATTTTTCATGGATGGATCTGCAAAAAGGAATTGAACGAAATCTTAGATATTTATCCCGAAAACCGGATAAAGGTGTAGCTGCAAAGTACGGACGCATGCAGATTACCTGGGGAATGCTTAAGCGTACCAATGAGGAAATGCTCGGTCTTCTGCCCATGCTTGAAGAATCTCCCGAGCTTTTGGAAGAGAAATTCGTCTGGTATTCTATGGCACCAAGAACCTTGTTGACCGGATATTATGAACCATATCTGGAGGCTTCGCTCGTGCCTCACCCGGATTATCCGTATCCGCTCTATAGTATTCCCGGCGATTTGCAGACCCTCGATCTTGGAAAATTCCATCATCGTTGGAAGGGGCAGAGTCTTATTTACCGTCAGGAAAATGGTGAAGTGCACCCTTACTATGACCGCAAGGACATTGATTTTGACGGAGCATTGCAGGGCAAGGGGCTTGAGATTGCATGGGTTAAAGATTTAGTGGATGTATTTATTCTTCAGATTCAGGGGTCAGGACGTCTTGTCCTGCCGGATGGTAGCGTGAAGCATGTGCTTTATGCCGGTAAAAACGGACTAAAATATGTTTCGCTTGGTAAGGTGCTGATTCAGCGCGGGCTTCTTCCTAAGGAAGGAATGAGCATGCAGAAGATTAAGGCCTTCCTTGATGCCAATCCTGATCTTGTTAAGGAATTGCTGACCACTAACCCCAGCTATGTCTTTTTCAGGCTGGATGATGAAGGTCCTTTCGGTTCTATGGGCGCACCGCTTACACCTATGGCAAGTGTTGCTGTGGACAACAAAGTGATTCCCCTTGGGTCTTTGGCTTTGTTGACCACCCGCCTTCCGCAGCAGGATGGAAGGGGTAAGGCTCCCTTTGCTAAAGTAGTTATGGCGCAGGATCGCGGTGGAGCTATTAAAGGGACAAGGGTTGACTTGTTTTGCGGGTCCGGTCCTGAAGCTGAATTTCTGGCTGGGCATCTGACCTCATGGTCACATGTATATCTGCCGGTCAGTCGTACATTTCTTGAAGAACAGGAAGCTGCGAAAGCCGAGTAGTTTTATGCAGGTTCGTATTGTTCATATCTTTCATAACTGCTTTGTGATTGATGCCGGGGAAAACTGTTACGTTTTCGATATCCCGGCAGATCGGTTCAGGAGTAAGAAGGTACTTTCTGCCTTGCAGGAATCTCTTGCCGGACGGAAGGTAACGGTCTTTTTTTCTCATAGTCATCTGGATCATTTTGCGCCGGATTACCGTGAAGTATGCGCGAGTGCAGCTTCTTTGCAGGCCGTGATTTCAGATGATATTGAAGAAATGTACCCTGATCTTGATTTCAGCGATGCTCTCATTGTTGAACCGGATGAAAAATATGATTTCCATGAACTGGAAATTGAGACTCTCATGTCCAATGATCTGGGGGTGGCTTTTCTTTTCAGTGATGCTGGAGGCTTAAGAGTATACAACGGCG contains the following coding sequences:
- a CDS encoding bifunctional metallophosphatase/5'-nucleotidase; this encodes MRFFPIIAAIIAILMTSSPSLAYRWDLVILTTSGLNGQLLPAEEKNEQHSTGMVRTFGGFARIQSVFESYRAKYPGATITVATGDDLMGESLTNEKGKTVFEAMNMMGFDVSTLGNHEFNRGTKFLANCLKSKKFPTVCSNLNIAKGNPLRNYITSTVVLERNFIKIGFMGMILPELKLISNPGSGVSIPADYVKSARETAHDLKINQKADLVVLLSHLPIATQKQLLQEVPEIDIICGGQSYKDIFPGQEIIARDAATPGLMVQCGSQGRYVGVLKINMNARAINKHEWTIIPVTDNTQEDGRIKAFLSSKVQDTTSLPVAISPVALDTRAASIRTGETIAGSLVSSIMREKFNTDIAFQNGGGFRGNKIIPAGPLTDQDINTMFPFGNKMTVIKVSGKTLKQILERSVHKLPAASGAFLQISGLKFTLDTNGQAQELELNSTGKPTKIKTAGSRVSNIKIMDKSGNYKSINETRKYSIATNSYLARGGDGYIMLKDVPGKVATFVKVNEVVKSGMLKMKTLKTEFPPVIYTPDGSPYKRP
- the mltA gene encoding murein transglycosylase A; its protein translation is MLFLSFKKIFSAFFCGMLFLACLGGCSTHSVRIEPHDKGYAKVDAAQVSGLISRLQYQGGDDFSWMDLQKGIERNLRYLSRKPDKGVAAKYGRMQITWGMLKRTNEEMLGLLPMLEESPELLEEKFVWYSMAPRTLLTGYYEPYLEASLVPHPDYPYPLYSIPGDLQTLDLGKFHHRWKGQSLIYRQENGEVHPYYDRKDIDFDGALQGKGLEIAWVKDLVDVFILQIQGSGRLVLPDGSVKHVLYAGKNGLKYVSLGKVLIQRGLLPKEGMSMQKIKAFLDANPDLVKELLTTNPSYVFFRLDDEGPFGSMGAPLTPMASVAVDNKVIPLGSLALLTTRLPQQDGRGKAPFAKVVMAQDRGGAIKGTRVDLFCGSGPEAEFLAGHLTSWSHVYLPVSRTFLEEQEAAKAE
- a CDS encoding MBL fold metallo-hydrolase — encoded protein: MQVRIVHIFHNCFVIDAGENCYVFDIPADRFRSKKVLSALQESLAGRKVTVFFSHSHLDHFAPDYREVCASAASLQAVISDDIEEMYPDLDFSDALIVEPDEKYDFHELEIETLMSNDLGVAFLFSDAGGLRVYNGGDLACWDWETASQNELDFTRSFFRSAVDRVVDYGVQIAFSNVDRRLESLAGGGELARAVKPQVFVPTHSFGRTQWLQGIHERMGIAEENCFIYRRIGDVQSYDIQV